The Chitinibacter bivalviorum genomic interval GCATTAGCGCCCAATTTGTACCTACAAATACCGGCAACTGCCTATCCTGCGTGTGCTCAATTTTAAGCTTGTTTTTACCTCAAAACTAAGCTTTTCTAGTCAGAATTCGCTAAGAAATCGCAAAAATCACAAAGGAAGCAGGAATGAAGCACTAAAGAAACACAAAGAAAGCATCTAGGAAGCAAAAAAGATGCAGAAAGGCAGCAAAATACGGGATTTTGCAGGCTTTTACAGATCAAAATCAGGCAACCACGGGCTGTTTTGCAAAAGAAGGTCTGCTTCCAATAGCTCACGTGCCAGGCTGATGCTTGAATATCGCTTTCGATCTGAAGCATTGGAATCAACAACAATCTCGATGCCAAAAGAGCCCAGCCCGTAGCCAATGTTTAACAAGAAAAGCCACGTTTCCAAAGAGTCAGGCCTCTGCATGGGTGCAAGCAGTTTATTCGCCACGGCAGCGCCCCCACAAAAGTTAGAAAAATACGGTTTGATTTGCAAATCACACGCACTGATGCCACAACAAATGCTGCTTGTATTGTAGGCTAGGCATTCCATTATTTTTGCTTCAAAACCAGATCCAGCGCGTATTTACGTGCGCCCTGATTAAGAAAGATTATAAAAGATTAAGGCGTTTTTCTGAAAACACGGAAAGCTAGTATTGGCGAGGCTTGCAGGCAGGTTTTGATGCATAAAAATCTGTGTGCTACATCGGGTTTTTATGTGTGCTACATCGGTATTGCCTGTGTGCTACAACGGTAGCTCATGTGTGCTGCATCGGTATTTTCTGTGTGCTACATCGGCAAGATCTGTGTGCTACATCGGTATGAATTTAGCCATTTTTTTCCTAATTGCAGGCAAACCTTTGCCGTGCCGCAAAGTAAGCACTTAGATGGTAGAGCAGGCTGGTGACAAAAACTAAAGCGTGGCGATGTTCGCGTTGAACTTATGCTTTAGAAACTTGGCTTGGGATGTCGAGGGAGTACGCGTAACGTGAACGATATTTTGTTTGAATTCAGCATTAAAAATTTGCTGATGCTGCTCAGAGGCCTTAGCTATCAACGCAAACGCTTTTCGAAGATCGCGCTTAAAGCCGTAGAGATCAGCATTTTCACTGCCGCAAAGTGCATGCAATGTTTCAATCGAATAGGCAAATGGCTTAGCGTGGCTTGAATAAAATCCATGCAGCCAAAGGGCAAGCGGAAATCCCGCTAGCTGCTGCCTAACCTGCCAATCTAGCGCGGTCCATTGGTCTTTCTCAAATAAACCGCGCAGCTTCGGGTTTAGCCGAATCAGATATTGCCGTGTAGCCTGATCCCGATAAACAGAGTCGATCAAGCTGCCTTCATAGCTTAAATTGCCAATTTGAATATTTAGCGCGGTTGCATTTAGACGGCTTAGCCGGGCATTTAGAATTTTTCGGTTTTGCCCTGAGTCAAAGAGGCTAACCAGTCTCAATAATTGGTAGGCCGTTACCCTACATTCATCACCCAGCATTTGCATCCTAGAAGCATGCAAAACGGCCTCCCAAATGCTCAAATCAAATTGATCTAGGGTAGGCCCAGAATAAAGGATATTTAAACCTGCGGCGGCGTATATCGGCTTTCGCTCCAAATATTGAGCAGCGCCTTTTCGTCGAACACCAAATAGCGCAGAACGAAGCAAGCCATTGGGTAC includes:
- the trfA gene encoding plasmid replication initiator TrfA; translation: MDDSLYENSVLTKVKEAHQRALLKPKKAAVAVVDQTCNESVQLPLWPETARGVPNGLLRSALFGVRRKGAAQYLERKPIYAAAGLNILYSGPTLDQFDLSIWEAVLHASRMQMLGDECRVTAYQLLRLVSLFDSGQNRKILNARLSRLNATALNIQIGNLSYEGSLIDSVYRDQATRQYLIRLNPKLRGLFEKDQWTALDWQVRQQLAGFPLALWLHGFYSSHAKPFAYSIETLHALCGSENADLYGFKRDLRKAFALIAKASEQHQQIFNAEFKQNIVHVTRTPSTSQAKFLKHKFNANIATL